CCCTGCTCAAGCTGTACGATAACCCGACCTTGTTTTTAGGGACGGCCCAGCTGGGCATGGCCCTCTTCGGCCTCGTCGGCGGCGCGACGATCTATTTCGCCTTGTATAACGGATACGGCCAGTTTGTGCAGTACGCCGGCGAAGCGTGGATTGTCTGGGCGGCCTACGCCGTTGTCTGCGTCGTCCTGTGCGGCATCTCCTGGGTGTTTGGCGAGCTCATTCCTAAATCCATCGGCCTGCAGCGGGCAGAACGGAGCCTGAAAACGATCCGGCCGCTGATACAGCCGTGGAGCCGGCTGCTTTACCCGCTCATCAGCCTGGGCAACTGGCTGGGCAAGGCCATTCTCCGCGGCCGCGACCTCGAGGTGACTAATGAAATCGACATGGCTCACTCGGAAGATGAAATCCGCATGCTCGTCACGGCCAGCCACAAGGAAGGGAAGATCGACCAGGTAGAAAGCGAGCTCATCGGCAACGTCTTTGATTTTGCCGACCGGCTGGCCCGGGAAATCATGATTCCCCGGCAGAATATCGTCTGCCTGTACCTGGAAGATACGATGAGCCAGCACATCGCGACGATACGCCAGTCCCGCCATACGCGGTACCCCTTGTGCGAAGAAGACAAGGACCATATTTTAGGGCTGATACACATCAAGGATTTGATGGATTTGTACATGCACAAGCAGACCAACCTCCGCCAAATCAAGCGGCCTATCCTGATGGTTCCGGAAATCATGCCGGCGTCCAAGCTCCTGCAGCTCATGCGGGCCCGGCGGACCTATCTGGCTATGGTTGTCGACGAGTACGGCAGTACCGTCGGCCTCATCGGGCTGGAAGATATTCTGGAAGAGCTGGTCGGCAACATTAAAAACGAGCACAGCATGGAAAAAGAAGAAATCCAGCCTCTGGCCAACGGCGCCTATGAGTTTGCCGGCACCGTATTGCTGGAGGACGTGGAAGAGCTGCTCCACATACCTGTCGAAGAGGACGTCGACACGGATACTATCGGCGGCTATGTGTTCAACGTGCTGGGCCATACGCCTGTCGTCAAGGAAGAGGCCATTATCGGGACCTATCGCTTTGTCGTATTGGAAATGCAGCGGTTCCGCATTGCCCGCCTCAAGGCCGTGCCCATACCGCCGGAAGAATTGCCGCCGCCAGAGGGGGAAGGGGACCATGACAAGGAGTAACCATATATTCCGCCCGGTCCGGCCGTACGACGGACTAATCCTTCAAGTTCAGAAGCGGGGAAAGCAGCGGATCTTGTCTGTCTTTACCCGGCAGGAAGGGGTGCTGCGGCTGTTTGTATCCGAGCGGAGCCGCGGCCGCAGCGGCTCCGGGGCTTTTATGCCTTTGGGGGAGATTACCTTTGATGCGGCCGAGCAAGGCGATATCCTATCCCTGCGGGAATACGAATGCCGGGGAAACGAGGCCATGATGAACCTGACGTGGGATCACTACGTGTATTCGCAGATCTTCGTCGAAATGGTCCTGCACCTCATACCGTACCGGCAGGTCGACGGCGGCGTGTACGGCCTGCTCCTGCGCTACAGCCGCCTGTTGGCGGCCAAGGATCCGCGGGTCCTGACGATTATCGCCGGCTGGCAGCTGGCCGGACTGGCTGGGTTTTATCCCGACGTCGATACGGTGCGCGTGTTTTCGTCTCCCTATGGTCAGGAGGGCTATTACTTCGGCGACGAAGGACTGGCGGACATGCGGGAAGAGAAGCTGACGCCGGAGATCCGGCAGCTTTGGAAGCGCCTGCTGCAATACCGCTGGGAGCGGGAGGAGACGCTGCGCTTCAGCGCGAAGGGCTTAGCGGCACTGGAACGGTTGCTGTACAGCTACGTCGAGCAATGCAGTGAAAAAAAGCTGCAATCGTTAGTATTGCTGGCGCGTCCGTAAGAACGGTGAGAAAGAATACTCTTTCGACGCCGTTCTTTTTGTTTTTCTTGTCTTTTAGCCGGCCTATGGTATAATAAGGCTATTATTTTTTTATACGCCTATCATGGCGAAAGATAAAGGAGGGCATATGGTCAAAAATATGACGGCAGGCAGCCCCATACGCCTGATCTTGTCTTTTACCGTTCCCCTGCTGATTGGGAACGTATTTCAGCAATTTTATAATATTGCCGACATCATCATCGTCGGACGGACCATCGGTGTCCATGCCCTGGCGGCAGTCGGAGCGTCGGGACCGTTGTTCATGGCTCTGCTGGGCCTGACTATCGGCCTGACGTCGGGATTTTCCGTCGTTACGGGCCAGCGGTTCGGAGCAAACGATGATGAAGGCGTGCGCCGTTCCGTCGCCATGTCGGCTATGCTGGCCGTCGGATTGACGGTTTTGCTGACGACGATTGCGGCCTGGCAGATGCCTCTGCTCATGGAGCTCATGAATATTTCCGACGAGCTCTACGCCGATTCGTACAGTTATATCATCATCATTACGTACGGCATCGTCGCCATGATGATGTACAATCTCCTG
This region of Megasphaera stantonii genomic DNA includes:
- the recO gene encoding DNA repair protein RecO, which gives rise to MTRSNHIFRPVRPYDGLILQVQKRGKQRILSVFTRQEGVLRLFVSERSRGRSGSGAFMPLGEITFDAAEQGDILSLREYECRGNEAMMNLTWDHYVYSQIFVEMVLHLIPYRQVDGGVYGLLLRYSRLLAAKDPRVLTIIAGWQLAGLAGFYPDVDTVRVFSSPYGQEGYYFGDEGLADMREEKLTPEIRQLWKRLLQYRWEREETLRFSAKGLAALERLLYSYVEQCSEKKLQSLVLLARP
- a CDS encoding hemolysin family protein, producing the protein MIYCICVLCSAVCVTGKFAFAQLRREYIEELVEDGDESAKPLLKLYDNPTLFLGTAQLGMALFGLVGGATIYFALYNGYGQFVQYAGEAWIVWAAYAVVCVVLCGISWVFGELIPKSIGLQRAERSLKTIRPLIQPWSRLLYPLISLGNWLGKAILRGRDLEVTNEIDMAHSEDEIRMLVTASHKEGKIDQVESELIGNVFDFADRLAREIMIPRQNIVCLYLEDTMSQHIATIRQSRHTRYPLCEEDKDHILGLIHIKDLMDLYMHKQTNLRQIKRPILMVPEIMPASKLLQLMRARRTYLAMVVDEYGSTVGLIGLEDILEELVGNIKNEHSMEKEEIQPLANGAYEFAGTVLLEDVEELLHIPVEEDVDTDTIGGYVFNVLGHTPVVKEEAIIGTYRFVVLEMQRFRIARLKAVPIPPEELPPPEGEGDHDKE